The Streptomyces bacillaris sequence TGTGTGATGGACGGCAACGGCCGTTGGGCGCAGATGCGGTCGCTTCCCCGCACGGCGGGCCATCGAGCCGCGGAGACCACGGTGATCGACATCATCGAGGCGGCCCGCGGCTGCGGCGTCGAATGGCTCAGCCTGTACGCCTTCTCCACCGAGAACTGGAACCGCCCCGGCGCCGAAGTGGACTACCTCATGCGCCTGGTCCGCCGGGCGGTGCGCAAGCACGCGCCGCTCCTGCTCGCCCGCGGTATCCGCTGCCGCTTCCTCGGGGCGACGGACCCGCGCCTGCCCAGGGAGTTGGTCCAGGACTTCGACGACCTGGCCACGCTGACCGCCGGCAACCGGGGGATGACGCTGACGATCGCCTTCGACCACGGAGGACGCCGGGACATCGTCGAGGCCGCACAGTCGCTCATCCGCAGCGGGACGCCCGCCGACGAGGTGACCGAACGGCGCTTCGCGGATCATCTGCCGTTCCCCGACACTCCCGACGTGGACCTCGTCATCCGTACCTCCGGGGAACAGCGCATCTCCAACTTCATGCTCTGGCAGGTGGCGTACGCCGAGTGGGTCTTCCCCGAGGTTCTCTGGCCCGACTTCCGGGCTCCCGAGTTCCTGGCCTGCCTGCACACCTATCACGGCCGTGACCGCCGCTTCGGCGGCCTGCCGCCCCGGACGAACGGAGATCCGTCATGACGACCGGAACCACGAAGACGACCGGCCAAGCGCCCCTGATCGAGACGGAATCGCAGTTCTGCGCCTTCTTCGACGACCCACGCTGGGCGCTGGCCATCGTCCGGGCCACCGTGCTGGAAGCCGCCCACCCGCAGATCGGCGCGGCGCTCGCCGACAACTCCACCTTCACCACGCACCCCTGGCGTCGGCTGCGCAACACCTTCCTCAGCATGCGGCGCATGTTCGACACCGACCCGGCGGTACGCGAGCGGGAGGCCGCCCGGCTCAACCGGCTGCACACCCGCATGAGCGGCTCCGACTCCCGGGGCCGGGGCTACGACGCCATGGACCGCGGCGCCCGCGCGTGGGTGGTCGCCACCCTCTTCGAGAGCGCCGTCACCATGTGCCGGCTCAGCGGCCAGCCGCTCGACCAGGACACGATGGAGCGCCTGTACGCCGAGTACCGCGCGTTCCTCTCCGCGCTCGACGGCGACGCCGGGGCGCTGCCGGAAGGGCTGAACGACTTCTGGCGGTACTACGACCGGATGGTCCAGGACGAGTTGGAGAACACCGAAGCGGCCCGCGTCATCCTCTACCGGCTCTTCGACCACCTGCCCGCCCCCGCCCTGCTCGAAGGCGCTCCGACACTGTGGGCCGCCGGCCGGGCCGTTGTCGGCCCGCTTCTCGGGACCATCACCGTCGCCTCGCTCCCGGACGCCTACCGGCGCAAGGCCGGGCTGCCCGAGGTGCCCGGCGCCCCGGCCCTCATGCAGGGTGCCTACCTCACGGCCGGACTCGCCCGGTTCCTGCCCGCGGGCTGGATCAACGCCGAAGCCATCATCGAGACCCTCTCGCTCCGGCCCGACAGCGACGACCCCCGCGCCCGCACCGTGGCCGCGCTGCGCACTCGCATCAAGCGGGCCGCGGCCCTGGTCCGCCTCCTGACGCCGGTGGACGACCACGCCGGTCCGGCCCAGGCGTCGGCCGCGGGAGAGGACAGGCGCCCGGCGAGGGCCTTCTTCCACCAGGTGCTGGACCAGACGGGCGACGGCTACCTCGACTGGCCCGACCTCGCCGCCATGGCGCGCGAACTGGCCACCCGCCTCGACCTCGACGAACCCGAGGAGACCCGGCTCTACGAGGCCTTCGCCGCCTGGTGGCGCGAACTCCAGTCAGCCCTCGACTCGGACGGCGACGGCCGCGTCAGCGCCGAGGAGTACGCCGTCGGGGTCCCCTCCCTGGCGGGGCCCGCACTCATCCGCGTCGCCGAGGTCCTCTTCGACGCCACCGACAAGGACGGCAGCGGCGCCATCGACGCCGACGAGTACCGCACCCTCTTCCGCACCGCCTTCCACCGCGACCTCACCACCAGCGACGGCGCCTACGGCCGCAGCGCCTTCGTGGGCGACTTCCTCTCCTTCATGTCGGGCCGTCGCACGAACGCCCCGTACGATCCGCTCCTCGCCGACGCCTGAGCCGCGACACCGATCGGCGGTGCGGTCGCTCCGCACCCACGGCCGTGACCTGGCACGCGGCAGAAGACCGCCCGCGGCCGTCCGCCCCTCGCGTAAGACGGGGGGCGCTCCGGCGTGCCCAGGGGTGCTCCGCTGTCAGTCCTTCTTCTCGCCGAGGCCCTGGACGTACTCCTGGGCCTTGTCGACGGCGGTGTCGATCTTGTCGCTGTGCTTGCCGTCGGTCTTGCTGTCGATGAAGTCGCCCGCCTTCTCCAGCCCGTCGGAGATCTTGTCCCCGTGAGCCTCGGCAAGGGTCTCGGCCTTGTCCTTCAGACCCTTCAGAGCATCGAACATCCGGAATCCGTCTCCTCCACTCGAAACTGCCTGGCGGTGCGCATTCTTTCACGGTGCATCCGGTCCGACGGACGGAAACCGGAAGGAACCGGACGGCGGCGGGCGAGCCGATAGGCTGCTCCGCCAGAAGGAATCGGCGGCGAACTGCATGGGGTGGGCCAGGTCATGACGAGGCGACAGAGCTGGTGGCGGCGAGGGCTGGCGGTCGGGGCCGTGTTCGCGCTGGCCGGATGCGCGGCGATCGAGGACGCGACGCAGCCCGAGCCCGCGGACGGGAAGCCGTCCGCCTCGGCCTCGGCGTCCACCGGGGCCGGCGGCGGTGGCGGTACGGCGGCCGACGACCCGGCCCTGCCGGGCATACCCACCGCGGAGCAGGCTCGGACGGAGCTGGCCGGGCTGACGGTGGCCAAGCACGGTTCGATGTCCGGCTACAGCCGGGCGAAGTTCCCCCACTGGGCGTCGCAGGGCGAGTCCTGCGACACGCGGGAGACCGTGCTGGAGCGGGACGGCACCGACGTCGAGCGGGACGACCAGTGCCGGGCGGTCTCCGGGAAGTGGACCAGCGTCTACGACGACAAGGCCTTCACCGAGGCCCGCGACCTGGACATCGACCACATGGTGCCGCTCGCCAACGCCTGGCGCTCCGGGGCCAGGACGTGGACGCAGGAGAAGCGCAAGGAGTTCGCCAACGACCTGACGCGGCCTCAGCTGCTGGCGGTGTCGGCGGCGACGAACCGTTCCAAGGGCGACCAGGGGCCGGACGAGTGGCAGCCGCCGTCCAAGGCGTACTGGTGCACCTACTCCCGTGCTTGGGTGTCGGTGAAGGCCTCGTACGAACTCTCGGTGACGGAGACGGAGAAGGAGACACTCACCGAGATGCTGGACACCTGCGGCTCCTGAAGCCGGGGCGCGTGGAGCCGGGGCCCGCGAAACCGGGACTCGTGCACCTGGGATTCGTGAAGCCGAGGCTCATGCGCCCGTGTCCCGTGAGGCCCGTATCCGTGGGACCCGTATCCACGGGCCCGCTACTCGTGAACCCGTAACTCTCGTGAACGGAAAGCACCTCATGAACGGACCCGACCCGGCCAAGACCCAGCAGTTCGTGGACGACGTCGAGGCGGGGCGCGGCGGGGCGATGACCGACGAGGTGGGCGTCGTCACCGGTGAGCTGACGGTCTCCACCACCCTGCGGCCCGACGGGCGCGCCGACATCGCCGTCCAGTACACGGGCGCGGAGGAGTGGTACGTCCTCACCGGCAGCCCCGTCCCGCTGCCCCCCGCCGGTCTGGAGGCCCTGCACCGGGACATCCTCGACCGGGTACGCCAGGGAGGCGGCGCGCAGGCCGGGTGACGGGCAGCCGCCGGGGCCGGTAGCGGTCGCTACGGCCCCGGCGGCGCCAGGCCCTCGGTCAGTGGTCGTCCCAGTGGCCGTCGTGCGCCGAGTGGCGGTGGCCGTCGTGGATGTAGTCCACGTGGTCCCCGTGCGGGACGGCGACATGGCCGCAGTCCTGGCCGTGCTGGTGGTCGTGGCCCTCGTGGACCTCGTGTCCGGACTTCGCGCATTCATCCACGTGGTCGCCGTGCACCCGGTGCAGGTGGCTGTCGTGGACGTAGTCGACGTGGTCCTCGTGCGGGACCGCGACGTGGCCGCAGCCCGGAGCGTGCCGATGGTCGTGGTCGGCGTGCGGGCGGTGCTCCGTGGTGGTGGACATCTGCGCGGCTCCTCTTCGACTGGGGCATGGCCGTACCGGCCGAAGAGCCGGACGCACACACCTCGCGGCTTATGGCCGATTTTATCCCTTCTGGGGTACGGAGTCCGGGGAGGCTGCGCGAAGCGGGTGAGGCGAGTGGGGCGAGGGGCGCGAGTTGCGCGGGGGCTCGGTCAGCGCCGGATGCGAGCCCGGCGCGACATGACCGCGCGCAGCACCCGGCGCCCCTCCGTGGACAGGTCGAGGGCCTTGCGCACCCCGGCCCCGCTGCCCGCCGTGCCGGTGGTCTCCGCGAGGATCTCCAGGATCCGGATCTGGCGCTCCAGCTCCCCCGCCACCAGCGGCCCCACCCCCTCCGCCTCCCCGGCACGCGCCGCCTTCAGGAGGTCGGCGGTCTCCTGCGGGGCGTCCCCGTCCGGGGCGTCGAACCGGCCATGGATCTCCAGCGCGACCAGCGAGCAGGCGTCCGCCCACTCCCGTAGCGGCGCGGGGGCGAAGTCGGAGGGAGCCGCCGCCAGCATGGCGCGCACCCGGGCGGCCGGACCGTCCCCGCCGTCCCCGTCGGCCCCACCCCGCGCCGCCGCTCCGTCCAGCTCCGTACGGACGGCCACGAGGCGGATGGCCCAATCCCGCCCGTTCTCGCAGCTCGCCCAGAGCGGCCGCAGCGGCTCGGGCCCGTCCGGCCCCGTGAGCAGCGGCAGACAGCGGTCCAGGCAGGCCACGGCGGATGCGGCGAGCGCGCGCTCGTCGGCGGATTCGATCAGTTCGAGCAGACTCATCGACATCTCCCTCGGTCTACCGCGTACTGCGCCGAATGGCTGAAAATCGTCACTATCGGCGTCGGAGCAGACGGTGTTCCGTCACCGAACCGTCGTACGGAACCGTTGTGCGGAACCGTCATGCGGAGGTGCCTCGAAGCGGAAGTCGGTTACGGAGCCGTCAGTTGCTCGGACCCGGTCCGCGGGGCCCGCAGCTCCGCCCGCGCCACCTGCATCCGCGTCAGCGTGCGGACGAAGACGATGGCCAGCACCGCGGAGACGATCTCGAACGCGTCGGCCGCCGCCACCAGTCCGAGGCCCTGCACGGTCTGCTCCGGCGTCTCGGCGCTTCCCTCCATCCGCGCGGTGAACGAATCCAGGAGCGAGGAGGCGATCCACACGGCCCACCAGAGGCGGAGGGGTGCCCGGGAAACGGTGGGCCTGCCGCCCTCGGGGCCCGGGACGACGCTCCCCTCCCAGACGCCGGTGGCCACCCGGTAGGGGAACCAGAGGTTGGCGAACGGCACGAACCAGCCGCCGACCGACCAGCCCGGCCCCATCCTCTGCGCGGCCGGGTCGAAGACCTCGGCGTTCCGGCGGGTGCGGTGGAACCAGATGATGAAGACGACGGCGGTGGCCACGAAGACGACCGACTGGCCGGTCTGGGCCACCGAGTGGAGCCGCTCGGCCGACACACCCCCGCTGCCGTGCACGGCCGGGTCGCCCTCCTCGACGAGGCCCTGCCACAGAGCGCGAAGATGGAGCCCCCTGCCGATGGCGACCAGGTCCGTCACGATGACGGCGCCCAGCAGCGCGGTCACCGCCCGGGAGAGGCCGACCGGTGAGCGCGGCCAGGTCCTCACGCCCCAGCCGCCGGGGCCGGTCGCCACGGGCTCCGGCCGACCGGGCGGCGGGGACCCGGCGACCGGGCAGGAGGTGCAGAGGCCGTCGTCGGTGACGGCCGTTCCGGTACGGCAGCGGACGCAGAGCATGAGACGTTCCCCCCAGGGCACGGGTCGTACGGGGTTCGGTCCCCCAGGACCTGACCCCGTACGGCATGTGGTCGGTGACCTCGCGCGCCCCTCCCCAGGGGTGCGCGGTCGGCGGACCGTAGCCCGTGGAGGGGCCGCCTGTCCAAAGCCTGCAGCCCCGCCCCGGCCCGGCGGACCCGCCCCCTCCTTCCGGGACCCAGCCTCATGGAGCCCGGCCCGCCCGAGCCGGAGGACCGTCCTGTACGCAGGCCCGGAGACCGCCCCGTACGCGAAGGGCCTCCCGGCCCCCGCCCTCTCAGCCCGCGCTGCCCGTCCGGGCCGCCAGCTCCTGGAACTGGTCCCAGGTCAGCTCCGGCTCCCGCGGGTCCCACAGCTTCTGCGAGGTCGCCACGAGCGGCATCCTGATGCCGTCCGCGACCTGCTGTACCGTCTGCGCGTTGGGGAGGTCGCCCCAGACCGCGAACCGGCCGCCGAGGATCTGCGGCGAGTAGCGGGCCGCCACCGGCTCGGTGCCGCGCAGCACCATCGGGGTCCACTGCTCGTAGATCCGCTTGCCGGTCGGGTAGACGAACTCGTTCGGCTCGCCGAGCACGTAGTAGAGGAACTCGTCGTTGAGGTTGAGCATCTTGTAGCCGGCCGCCAGGTACTCCTGCGGGGGCCGGGCGCCGATCTCCTTGCCGGTCCAGTACTCGATCTCGATGTTCTTGTCCGCGACGACCTTCGTGTCCCGGAAGAGGCCGTCGTTCCACGCCTTGGCGGTGCGGCCCTTGGGCTCCACCACCGCCGCCCGGTCGTTGAGCCAGCCGGTGGCGAGGTCCTCGATCGTGGCGCCGGAGCCGTGCTTCTGCTCGGCGGCGCGCTGGAGCTGCGGGTAGGAGGCGGCCGGGTCGCGGACCATCAGCGCCTGGTACTCGTCGGCGCCCAGGTGCCAGAACTTCCCCGGGAACAGGTCGGTGTACTCGTCGAGCAGCTCGTCGATCAGCTTCGCCGCCCCCGGCTTGGAGATGTCGATGGAGCCGCGCGACTCCCGGCCCTGGGTGTTGCGGAGCTGGAGATCGGGGTGGGCGCGCAGCACCGCGCCGAGGTGTCCGGGCGAGTCGATCTCGGGGACGACCTCGATGTGCAGGCTGTTGGCGAGCCCGACGATACGGCGGACCTCGTCCTGGGTCAGGGCCTCGTCCGAGACCACCTCGGGGTGGGTCTTGGACTCGATCCGGAACGCCTGGTCGTCGGAGAAGTGCAGGCCGAGCTGGTTGAGCTTGAGGTCGCCCATCTCCCGTATGCGGTCCTCTATCCACTCCGCGCTGTAGTGCTTGCGGGCGATGTCGAGGTTCAGTCCGCGCTGCGGGCGGTCGGGGCGGTCGTTGACCACTCCCTCCGGCACGGTCCTGTCCGCCTTCAGGGACTGCTTGAGCGTGCGGGTGCCGTAGAACACCCCCGACTCGTCGGGGCCGGTGATCCGCACCTTCCGGTCGCGGACGGTGAGCGTGTACGACTCGGCGGGCCCCTGGTCCTTCGCCCCGAGCGCCAGCTGGACATCCCCCTCGCGGGCGTCCTCGGCGCCCCGGTAGTGGATGTTCAGCTCCCTGGCGAGCAGCTGGGCCTCGTCCGCGAGGACCTCGCTGCCCTTGGCGATGACGACCGTGCTGTTCTCGCCGGGCTGCCAGCCGGGCCCGCGCGCGGCGGTGTGCTCACGGACCGCCGGGATGGTGCTCGGGGCGCTGGAGAGCGGGTAGCTGCGGGAGGGCGACGGGGCGGCCGCCGATGCGGAGGTCCCGGACGGCGACGCGGCGTCGCGGGACGGGTGGCTGCCGGAGCCTTCCGGCCAGACGACGACGGTGAGGACGGCGGCGGCCGCGACCGTGACGGCCGCGCCGGTGACGAGGGCACCTCGCGTGGGCGACATCGCTCAGATTCCTCCGGGATAGGGGTCAGAGTCAGGGGCAGGGGAGCAAAGGGGAAGGGGACTGATGAATAGGCTGAAAGACTGACATTCCTGCCGCCGATCCGCCCACCGAGAACGACCGCGGAGCGTACAGAACCTTGGATTCCGCAGGTCAGGCGGGGGTCAGACGGTCGTCAAACGTTCCGAAACTCTCCCGTTCGGGTGATTTTCAGCCGATCCCCCGGACGGCCGCCGACCGGTCTCGCTAGCGTTGCGACACATTCGTCTCTCCCTTCACCCCCCTCCCGGGAAGCTCCCGGGATGTCCCGCCCGGGAGGCTCCGCTTCCGGAACGTCCCCCTCCCACCCCGCGCACGTCCCCCGCACGCCCCACGTGTGCCTCGCTTTCACCCCGCGTACGCCCTCGTGGGGCAACCTTGTCGCCCTCCTGCCCCTCTTCAGGGGCACAGATGCCGTTGATCCGAGGAGTCCACGCTGTCCAGGTCCAGCGAGTCCCCCGCCGGCCTGCCCAAGCAGTCCGCACCCCCGGCCGGGTCCTCCGCCGTACCCGTGCAGCACCGCCGTCCGCCGCAGGTCAGCGGTGGCGCCGGGCTGTCCCCCGCCCAGGTGGCGGCCGGCCTCGCCCGGTTCAACGAGGCCCCCTTCACCACCGCCGAGGCCGCACTCCTGGAGTGCTGCGGCAGCCACCGCTGGGCCCACCGGATGGCCGCCCACCGGCCCTTCCCCGATCTGCCGTCCCTGCTGGCCGCCTCCGACGAGGCGGGGTACGACCTGGCGCCCCGGGACATCGCGGAGGCGCTCGCCGCCGAGCCGGCCCCCTTCCTGCACGACGACGCGCCCCGCGCCGCCCATCTCGCGCTCCAGGCGGCCCACGCGGCGTACGAGAGCAGATTCGGCCATTCCTTCGTGATCTGCCTGGACGCCTGCCCGCCCTCCCAGGCCGTGGACCAGGTCCTGGCCGCCATCCGGGTCCGGCTGACCCATGAAGTGGACGACGAGCGGGCCCTCACCGCCGATGAGCTGCGGCGACTCGCCCGGAGCAGGCTCGTCGAGCTGGTGGCCGAGGGCTGGTGAGCCGGGCCCCGCGGCCGGGTCCCACCCGTCCGGGGCGGCAGCCGGGAAAGACCCGCTCTAGCCCGTACGTGCCTGTTTGATTGCCACTTTGATCACACCAGAGGCCCCCGCGCGAACGAACCGACAAAGCGTCGCTACGATGGCCGGGGCCGGTGGACCGTACCCGGCCGGGTCAGACCGACAGTCAAGCCGGCCGACCCCAATCCCCGCTCCCGGAGGGTTCTTCCGTGCCGGCTGGAACGCTGTACCGCGGCCGGGAAGGCATGTGGTCCTGGGTGGCTCATCGAGTCACCGGTGTCCTCATTTTCTTCTTCCTGTTCGTACATGTCCTGGACACCGCTCTCGTCCGCGTCTCTCCCGAGGCCTACGACGACGTCGTGGCCACGTACAAGACGCCGATCGTCGCGCTCCTCGAATACGGCCTGGTGGCCGCGATTCTCTTCCACGCGCTGAACGGTCTCCGGATCATCGCCGTGGACTTCTGGGCCAAGGGCCCGCGACTCCAGAAGCAGATGCTCTGGACCGTGGTGGGCATCTGGATCGTGCTGATGGTCGGGGCCCTGTACCCCGTCCTCGGTCACGCCGTACGCGACGTCTTCGGGAGCTGAGGCCCATGTCCAGCGAGACTTCTTCCGCAGCCGCGATCGGCGACGTCGAGGGCGTGAGCCTGTACGACGTCGACAACCCGGCCCCGGTGATCGAGCCCCCGCGCAAGCGGACCAGCAAGACGCCCAAGGGTTCGCGCACCAACTTCGAGATGTACGCCTGGCTCTTCATGCGCCTGTCGGGCATCCTCCTGACCGTCCTCGTCATCGGCCACCTGCTGATCCAGCTGGTGCTCGACGGCGGCGTCTCCAAGATCGGCTTCGCCTTCGTGGCGGGTCGCTGGGCCTCGCCGTTCTGGCAGGCCTGGGACCTCATCATGCTGTGGCTCGCCATGCTCCACGGCGCCAACGGCCTCCGTACGGTCATCAACGACTACGCCGAACGGGACAGGACCCGCTTCTGGCTGAAGATGCTCCTGTACACCGCCACGGTGTTCACCGTCCTGCTGGGCACGCTGGTGATCTTCACCTTCGACCCGAACATCCGCTAGGCGCCGGGACAGAGGGACCAGAGGA is a genomic window containing:
- the uppS gene encoding polyprenyl diphosphate synthase; translated protein: MPGGRRSGDGERRCDGAEGAVPRHVACVMDGNGRWAQMRSLPRTAGHRAAETTVIDIIEAARGCGVEWLSLYAFSTENWNRPGAEVDYLMRLVRRAVRKHAPLLLARGIRCRFLGATDPRLPRELVQDFDDLATLTAGNRGMTLTIAFDHGGRRDIVEAAQSLIRSGTPADEVTERRFADHLPFPDTPDVDLVIRTSGEQRISNFMLWQVAYAEWVFPEVLWPDFRAPEFLACLHTYHGRDRRFGGLPPRTNGDPS
- a CDS encoding oxygenase MpaB family protein, producing MTTGTTKTTGQAPLIETESQFCAFFDDPRWALAIVRATVLEAAHPQIGAALADNSTFTTHPWRRLRNTFLSMRRMFDTDPAVREREAARLNRLHTRMSGSDSRGRGYDAMDRGARAWVVATLFESAVTMCRLSGQPLDQDTMERLYAEYRAFLSALDGDAGALPEGLNDFWRYYDRMVQDELENTEAARVILYRLFDHLPAPALLEGAPTLWAAGRAVVGPLLGTITVASLPDAYRRKAGLPEVPGAPALMQGAYLTAGLARFLPAGWINAEAIIETLSLRPDSDDPRARTVAALRTRIKRAAALVRLLTPVDDHAGPAQASAAGEDRRPARAFFHQVLDQTGDGYLDWPDLAAMARELATRLDLDEPEETRLYEAFAAWWRELQSALDSDGDGRVSAEEYAVGVPSLAGPALIRVAEVLFDATDKDGSGAIDADEYRTLFRTAFHRDLTTSDGAYGRSAFVGDFLSFMSGRRTNAPYDPLLADA
- a CDS encoding antitoxin, which translates into the protein MFDALKGLKDKAETLAEAHGDKISDGLEKAGDFIDSKTDGKHSDKIDTAVDKAQEYVQGLGEKKD
- a CDS encoding HNH endonuclease family protein, with amino-acid sequence MTRRQSWWRRGLAVGAVFALAGCAAIEDATQPEPADGKPSASASASTGAGGGGGTAADDPALPGIPTAEQARTELAGLTVAKHGSMSGYSRAKFPHWASQGESCDTRETVLERDGTDVERDDQCRAVSGKWTSVYDDKAFTEARDLDIDHMVPLANAWRSGARTWTQEKRKEFANDLTRPQLLAVSAATNRSKGDQGPDEWQPPSKAYWCTYSRAWVSVKASYELSVTETEKETLTEMLDTCGS
- a CDS encoding DUF4328 domain-containing protein; this encodes MLCVRCRTGTAVTDDGLCTSCPVAGSPPPGRPEPVATGPGGWGVRTWPRSPVGLSRAVTALLGAVIVTDLVAIGRGLHLRALWQGLVEEGDPAVHGSGGVSAERLHSVAQTGQSVVFVATAVVFIIWFHRTRRNAEVFDPAAQRMGPGWSVGGWFVPFANLWFPYRVATGVWEGSVVPGPEGGRPTVSRAPLRLWWAVWIASSLLDSFTARMEGSAETPEQTVQGLGLVAAADAFEIVSAVLAIVFVRTLTRMQVARAELRAPRTGSEQLTAP
- a CDS encoding family 20 glycosylhydrolase, with product MSPTRGALVTGAAVTVAAAAVLTVVVWPEGSGSHPSRDAASPSGTSASAAAPSPSRSYPLSSAPSTIPAVREHTAARGPGWQPGENSTVVIAKGSEVLADEAQLLARELNIHYRGAEDAREGDVQLALGAKDQGPAESYTLTVRDRKVRITGPDESGVFYGTRTLKQSLKADRTVPEGVVNDRPDRPQRGLNLDIARKHYSAEWIEDRIREMGDLKLNQLGLHFSDDQAFRIESKTHPEVVSDEALTQDEVRRIVGLANSLHIEVVPEIDSPGHLGAVLRAHPDLQLRNTQGRESRGSIDISKPGAAKLIDELLDEYTDLFPGKFWHLGADEYQALMVRDPAASYPQLQRAAEQKHGSGATIEDLATGWLNDRAAVVEPKGRTAKAWNDGLFRDTKVVADKNIEIEYWTGKEIGARPPQEYLAAGYKMLNLNDEFLYYVLGEPNEFVYPTGKRIYEQWTPMVLRGTEPVAARYSPQILGGRFAVWGDLPNAQTVQQVADGIRMPLVATSQKLWDPREPELTWDQFQELAARTGSAG
- a CDS encoding 2-oxo-4-hydroxy-4-carboxy-5-ureidoimidazoline decarboxylase encodes the protein MQHRRPPQVSGGAGLSPAQVAAGLARFNEAPFTTAEAALLECCGSHRWAHRMAAHRPFPDLPSLLAASDEAGYDLAPRDIAEALAAEPAPFLHDDAPRAAHLALQAAHAAYESRFGHSFVICLDACPPSQAVDQVLAAIRVRLTHEVDDERALTADELRRLARSRLVELVAEGW
- the sdhC gene encoding succinate dehydrogenase, cytochrome b556 subunit produces the protein MPAGTLYRGREGMWSWVAHRVTGVLIFFFLFVHVLDTALVRVSPEAYDDVVATYKTPIVALLEYGLVAAILFHALNGLRIIAVDFWAKGPRLQKQMLWTVVGIWIVLMVGALYPVLGHAVRDVFGS
- a CDS encoding succinate dehydrogenase hydrophobic membrane anchor subunit, with the translated sequence MSSETSSAAAIGDVEGVSLYDVDNPAPVIEPPRKRTSKTPKGSRTNFEMYAWLFMRLSGILLTVLVIGHLLIQLVLDGGVSKIGFAFVAGRWASPFWQAWDLIMLWLAMLHGANGLRTVINDYAERDRTRFWLKMLLYTATVFTVLLGTLVIFTFDPNIR